In bacterium, one genomic interval encodes:
- the dapF gene encoding diaminopimelate epimerase, whose protein sequence is MHLTKHHVFGNDFLVRLEPDEAPCPPGWVRGVCDRTGGIGADGIMWSRVPGGAGEAGNLGPGSRWDPLRAEMRLYNADGGEAEVSGNGLACLAQAMTLRAGRDEAEAVIATAAGARTVAIGNTRFADADDSGDGFGRIRSRAGIDLGQAKQDADQTRRAEAALAELAELAPEYRRAGWVSVGNPHVVALLEDAAALDALPLEAAGAALQERFEPVNFEAVAVADSSHVRMRVFERGVGITSACGSGAAAVAWRLYRWGLVNETVEVEMPGGTAEVRIGSGVELRVPVIYVADVEAPEPAAPTGGGSS, encoded by the coding sequence ATGCACCTGACCAAGCACCACGTTTTCGGCAACGACTTCCTCGTGCGCCTCGAGCCGGACGAGGCCCCCTGCCCGCCCGGCTGGGTGCGGGGAGTCTGCGACCGCACCGGCGGGATCGGTGCCGACGGGATCATGTGGTCACGGGTTCCCGGCGGCGCCGGCGAGGCGGGAAACCTGGGTCCCGGCTCACGGTGGGACCCGCTGCGCGCCGAGATGCGGCTCTACAACGCCGACGGCGGCGAGGCCGAAGTGAGCGGCAACGGCCTGGCCTGCCTGGCCCAGGCCATGACGCTGCGCGCCGGGCGCGACGAGGCCGAAGCCGTCATCGCCACCGCGGCGGGTGCTCGCACGGTCGCCATCGGGAACACGCGCTTCGCCGACGCCGACGACTCCGGGGATGGTTTCGGCCGCATCCGCAGCCGCGCCGGCATCGATCTGGGGCAGGCGAAGCAGGACGCCGACCAGACCCGCCGCGCCGAGGCGGCGCTGGCGGAGCTGGCGGAGCTGGCGCCGGAGTACCGGCGCGCCGGCTGGGTGTCGGTCGGCAACCCGCACGTGGTGGCGCTGCTGGAGGACGCCGCGGCCCTCGACGCGCTGCCGCTGGAGGCCGCGGGCGCTGCGCTGCAGGAGCGGTTCGAGCCGGTGAACTTCGAGGCGGTCGCCGTCGCCGACAGCTCGCACGTGCGCATGCGGGTCTTCGAGCGCGGCGTGGGAATCACGTCCGCTTGCGGCAGTGGTGCGGCGGCGGTGGCATGGCGCCTGTACCGCTGGGGACTCGTCAACGAGACGGTGGAAGTGGAGATGCCCGGTGGGACGGCCGAGGTGCGCATCGGCAGCGGCGTCGAGTTGCGGGTCCCCGTGATTTACGTGGCCGACGTCGAGGCTCCCGAACCCGCAGCGCCCACCGGCGGCGGTTCATCGTGA